One part of the Pseudomonadota bacterium genome encodes these proteins:
- a CDS encoding B12-binding domain-containing radical SAM protein, translating to MKLALVYPPFYHKAFNENLPTVDDEFGVFPYIGYGYVAREALSAGWQVKLFDAAADGTGYAGTLAGLRGFDPDLLAFPAHAAQTFRDVLRFAERLKADTGLPALVGGYETAYYPREIMSHACFDFMCHGSVSPFLPELLSAFERGRGYEKVPGLAYRADGALVFNPQRDEVPFDRLPSPTREIFDNGLYWSHVSQRKNYTVGMSSVGCPFSCDFCSMRRTGFVARSAEAVFEEMAAARRAHEIREFDWFDPVMLHDKGRVTELADRLIAGKLDVIWSTRTRLEPLLESRRSGRVDERFIARLAESGCRRLFIGIESASTEILSGIHKELDVTPARDVIAALRDHGIMALGFFMIGNPGETRQTAMETIRFARSLPLDYAQFSMTTMKPHTALEKIHMERALGMDYWREVMLGRADERPLPAPWTDLTRAEIEALTKRACLLFYSRPEYILRILREVENPAELAKYVRVALQLALRPVARKAGRELRVGRAARAVLTFLEAALATSTRRTARHSARAHGEGLRGAIGLALEELRPRSPLPEEEPGRVP from the coding sequence ATGAAGCTCGCACTCGTCTATCCGCCTTTCTACCACAAGGCGTTCAACGAGAACCTCCCCACGGTGGACGACGAGTTCGGCGTCTTTCCGTACATCGGCTACGGCTACGTGGCGCGGGAGGCCCTGTCCGCCGGCTGGCAGGTGAAGCTCTTCGACGCCGCGGCGGACGGCACGGGCTACGCGGGCACGCTCGCCGGGCTCCGCGGGTTCGATCCGGACCTGCTCGCCTTTCCCGCCCACGCCGCGCAGACGTTCCGCGACGTGCTCCGTTTCGCCGAGCGGCTCAAGGCCGACACCGGGCTCCCCGCCCTCGTCGGAGGCTACGAGACCGCCTACTACCCGCGCGAGATCATGTCCCACGCCTGCTTCGACTTCATGTGCCACGGCTCGGTGTCGCCGTTCCTCCCCGAGCTCCTCTCGGCGTTCGAGCGCGGCCGGGGCTACGAGAAGGTCCCCGGGCTCGCCTACCGCGCGGACGGAGCGCTCGTGTTCAACCCGCAGCGGGACGAGGTGCCGTTCGACAGGCTGCCGAGCCCGACCCGGGAGATCTTCGACAACGGCCTGTACTGGTCGCACGTCTCCCAGAGGAAGAACTACACGGTGGGCATGAGCTCCGTGGGCTGCCCGTTCTCGTGCGACTTCTGCAGCATGCGCAGGACGGGGTTCGTGGCGCGGTCCGCGGAGGCCGTCTTCGAGGAGATGGCCGCCGCGCGCCGGGCGCACGAGATCCGCGAGTTCGACTGGTTCGACCCGGTGATGCTGCACGACAAGGGGCGCGTCACCGAGCTCGCGGACCGCCTGATCGCGGGCAAGCTGGACGTGATCTGGTCGACGCGCACGCGGCTCGAGCCGCTGCTCGAATCGCGGCGGAGCGGCCGGGTGGACGAGCGGTTCATCGCCCGGCTCGCCGAGTCCGGGTGCCGACGCCTGTTCATCGGCATCGAGTCGGCGAGCACGGAGATCCTGAGCGGCATCCACAAGGAGCTCGACGTGACCCCCGCGCGGGACGTGATCGCGGCGCTGCGCGACCACGGGATCATGGCGCTCGGGTTCTTCATGATCGGAAACCCCGGGGAGACCCGGCAGACCGCGATGGAGACGATCCGCTTCGCCAGATCCCTGCCGCTCGACTACGCCCAGTTCAGCATGACCACGATGAAGCCCCACACGGCGCTCGAGAAGATCCACATGGAGCGCGCGCTCGGGATGGACTACTGGCGCGAGGTGATGCTCGGCCGGGCCGACGAGCGCCCCCTGCCCGCTCCGTGGACCGACCTGACGCGCGCCGAGATCGAGGCGCTGACGAAGCGGGCCTGCCTGCTGTTCTACTCGCGGCCCGAGTACATCCTGCGCATCCTGCGCGAGGTGGAAAACCCGGCCGAGCTCGCGAAGTACGTCCGGGTCGCCCTCCAGCTCGCGCTCCGCCCGGTGGCCCGCAAAGCGGGCCGAGAGCTCCGGGTCGGCCGCGCGGCCCGAGCCGTCCTGACCTTCCTCGAGGCGGCGCTGGCCACGTCCACGCGCCGGACGGCACGCCACTCGGCTCGCGCCCACGGCGAGGGGCTCCGGGGCGCCATCGGGCTCGCCCTCGAAGAGCTGCGCCCGCGCTCACCCCTCCCCGAAGAGGAACCGGGCCGGGTTCCGTGA
- a CDS encoding amidohydrolase, with product MDQATFFDVHCHAITLSHPNFLSFLDAIRVRSSEVIYNQIRSPNFLARALFRSRGETVRNLLAVMENSPGAIFEIMEDDLLGRYAKEGDPEPLVSEGALRMSGRRFGTLALCPLVMDFDGKRRSDTGSYYYRPPEASIEAHVRDVMIGIRDYRRDRPDGLLEIYPFLGVNTENHTPESLHLFLARHFGAWRPGWERARAVFGAMKDYSSNWGSVSGMPGDGCLFSGIKLYPPLGFDPWPEPGEDREKVEILYGFCERRGIPITTHCDDHGFRVVSMKEAFELTAPSRYLPALERFPELRIDFAHFGRQYTTAFRRPPPTEWFEAIVGLIDEYPNVYADISFNGVEPEYYERLVGAIAALPDTTREKVESRVMFGSDFVVSLMKIRSYADYFRIFDASPVAPELQEMICSRNPARFLFGEG from the coding sequence ATGGATCAGGCGACCTTCTTCGACGTTCACTGCCACGCCATCACGCTGTCGCACCCGAACTTCCTCTCCTTCCTGGACGCGATCCGGGTGCGGAGCTCGGAGGTCATCTACAACCAGATTCGGTCCCCCAACTTCCTCGCCCGCGCCCTGTTCCGCAGCCGCGGCGAGACCGTGCGCAACCTGCTCGCCGTCATGGAGAACAGCCCGGGCGCGATCTTCGAGATCATGGAGGACGACCTCCTGGGCCGGTACGCGAAGGAGGGCGATCCCGAGCCGCTCGTGAGCGAGGGCGCGCTCCGCATGTCCGGCCGCCGCTTCGGCACGCTCGCGCTGTGCCCCCTCGTCATGGACTTCGACGGGAAGAGGCGGTCCGACACCGGGAGCTACTACTACAGGCCGCCGGAGGCCTCCATCGAGGCGCACGTCCGCGACGTCATGATCGGGATCCGGGACTACCGGCGCGACCGCCCGGACGGCCTGCTCGAGATCTACCCGTTCCTCGGCGTCAACACGGAGAACCACACGCCCGAGTCGCTTCACCTCTTCCTGGCGCGCCACTTCGGCGCGTGGCGGCCGGGGTGGGAGCGCGCGCGGGCGGTCTTCGGCGCCATGAAGGACTACTCGTCGAACTGGGGAAGCGTGTCCGGGATGCCCGGCGACGGGTGCCTGTTCTCGGGGATCAAGCTGTACCCTCCGCTCGGCTTCGACCCCTGGCCGGAGCCGGGCGAGGATCGGGAGAAGGTCGAGATCCTCTACGGCTTCTGCGAGCGGCGCGGGATCCCGATCACGACCCACTGTGATGATCACGGGTTCCGCGTCGTGTCCATGAAGGAGGCGTTCGAGCTCACGGCGCCGTCGAGGTACCTGCCGGCGCTCGAGCGCTTCCCGGAGCTCCGGATCGACTTCGCCCACTTCGGCAGGCAGTACACGACCGCCTTCCGGCGCCCGCCGCCGACCGAGTGGTTCGAGGCGATCGTCGGCCTCATCGACGAGTACCCGAACGTGTACGCCGACATCTCGTTCAACGGCGTTGAGCCGGAGTACTACGAAAGGCTGGTCGGGGCGATCGCCGCGCTCCCGGACACGACGCGGGAGAAGGTCGAGTCGCGCGTCATGTTCGGCTCGGACTTCGTCGTCAGCCTCATGAAGATCCGATCCTACGCCGACTACTTCCGGATCTTCGACGCCTCCCCCGTCGCGCCGGAGCTGCAGGAGATGATCTGCTCACGGAACCCGGCCCGGTTCCTCTTCGGGGAGGGGTGA
- a CDS encoding CPBP family intramembrane metalloprotease, with product MTRFRLKAAALVYGLLAAAAVIWGVLRDTPDIFHHPHALLDPPMPWAVGILLGGAAGVAFGLGISRITRLSVYKFRWARALHLEFRGLFGPLRDVEVFAFAALSAVAEEMFFRGALQPVVGIIPASLIFAALHAAPGRKLIPWPFEALLMSFAFGGLFWLSGNLAAPMLAHFTINYQNLHFINSYDPSLQLPRSFASTLDVGDVNRR from the coding sequence ATGACTCGATTCCGGCTCAAAGCGGCGGCGCTCGTCTACGGCCTCCTCGCCGCGGCGGCGGTCATCTGGGGCGTCCTTCGGGACACCCCGGACATCTTCCACCACCCGCACGCGCTGCTCGACCCGCCGATGCCGTGGGCGGTCGGGATCCTGCTCGGCGGGGCGGCGGGGGTGGCGTTCGGCCTCGGCATCTCGAGGATCACCCGGCTCTCGGTGTACAAGTTCCGGTGGGCGCGCGCGCTGCACCTCGAGTTCCGCGGCCTGTTCGGCCCGCTGCGCGACGTCGAGGTGTTCGCCTTCGCGGCGCTCTCCGCCGTCGCCGAGGAGATGTTCTTCCGGGGCGCGCTGCAGCCGGTCGTGGGGATCATCCCCGCGAGCCTGATCTTCGCGGCGCTGCACGCGGCGCCGGGCCGGAAGCTCATCCCGTGGCCGTTCGAGGCGCTCCTGATGAGCTTCGCGTTCGGCGGGCTGTTCTGGCTGTCGGGCAACCTCGCCGCGCCGATGCTCGCGCACTTCACGATCAACTACCAGAACCTGCACTTCATCAACAGCTACGACCCGTCGCTCCAGCTGCCGCGGTCGTTCGCGTCGACGCTGGACGTCGGCGACGTCAACCGTCGGTGA
- a CDS encoding TonB C-terminal domain-containing protein, with protein MDGAQQRNERRRRRARWTAVILSLVAHGAVIAAIVISFLLADKKEEEEERELVFLEEPPPPPPPEPMVVAPPAAAPEPSRPQARPKAAAPSAQPEPSSSEPLLGHPDAPVSDEPIATSPDPSSEYSPTGPIAPDQIKTGLSWSAFEKTFESTALAARQEYEAQSMEKRRGGMRFGSLSGKVKAALENNKSWVAQGNQEQLSPSEVRTFRAYLESTHDKIHSLFADGFLAALTSLDPRDPLNNMGLVTTVEFEILANGKINEVHVLKTSGLAVFDAAAVDSLYRSSPFLAPPREILSWNDRAYFRWGFYRNQRKCGVFNAEPYRLRAPDAAPEAIPEDTRIFTDG; from the coding sequence ATGGACGGGGCGCAGCAGCGGAACGAGAGGAGACGGCGGCGGGCGAGGTGGACCGCCGTGATCCTGTCGCTCGTCGCGCACGGCGCGGTGATCGCCGCGATCGTGATCTCGTTCCTCCTGGCGGACAAGAAGGAGGAGGAGGAGGAGCGGGAGCTCGTGTTCCTCGAGGAGCCGCCGCCCCCGCCGCCGCCCGAGCCGATGGTCGTCGCGCCCCCGGCCGCGGCGCCCGAGCCGTCGCGCCCGCAGGCCCGCCCCAAGGCCGCGGCGCCCTCGGCGCAGCCCGAACCGTCGAGCTCCGAGCCGCTGCTCGGCCACCCGGACGCCCCGGTGTCGGACGAGCCGATCGCGACCTCGCCGGATCCGTCGTCCGAGTACTCGCCGACCGGCCCGATCGCGCCGGATCAGATCAAGACCGGCCTGAGCTGGAGCGCGTTCGAGAAGACCTTCGAGTCCACCGCCCTTGCCGCCCGCCAGGAGTACGAGGCGCAGAGCATGGAGAAGCGGCGCGGCGGCATGCGCTTCGGGAGCCTCTCGGGGAAGGTCAAGGCCGCGCTCGAGAACAACAAGAGCTGGGTCGCACAGGGCAACCAGGAGCAGCTCTCGCCCTCGGAGGTGCGGACGTTCCGCGCGTACCTCGAGTCCACGCACGACAAGATCCACTCCCTGTTCGCGGACGGCTTCCTGGCGGCGCTCACGAGCCTCGATCCGCGGGATCCCCTCAACAACATGGGGCTCGTGACGACCGTGGAGTTCGAGATCCTCGCGAACGGCAAGATCAACGAGGTGCACGTCCTCAAGACGTCCGGCCTCGCCGTGTTCGACGCCGCGGCCGTGGACTCGCTGTACCGGTCGTCGCCGTTCCTGGCGCCGCCGCGGGAGATCCTCTCGTGGAACGACCGCGCCTACTTCCGCTGGGGGTTCTACCGAAACCAGCGCAAGTGCGGCGTGTTCAACGCCGAGCCCTACAGGCTGCGCGCGCCGGACGCCGCCCCCGAGGCGATCCCCGAGGACACCCGGATCTTCACCGACGGTTGA
- a CDS encoding GtrA family protein: MSKTLADLLPGILKPFASARFAKFCAVGVSGVAVNAGCLALLTGALGVQTNLAAALAIEISINTNFLVNELWTFRDRREGSGGPWRRWLRYHAVSVVGALIQWSVFVAMNAAVAWILGVDDAGGSAARPGIAAAIAAPADVGLWIYVSQLAGIAVATLWNFAANLFWTWKRGKGAEERA; encoded by the coding sequence ATGTCGAAGACTCTCGCCGATCTCCTCCCCGGGATCCTGAAGCCGTTCGCGAGCGCGCGGTTCGCGAAGTTCTGCGCGGTCGGGGTGAGCGGCGTGGCCGTGAACGCGGGCTGCCTGGCGCTGCTCACGGGCGCGCTCGGCGTGCAGACGAACCTCGCGGCGGCGCTCGCCATCGAGATCTCGATCAACACGAACTTCCTCGTCAACGAGCTGTGGACGTTCCGCGATCGCCGGGAGGGCTCCGGGGGGCCCTGGCGGCGCTGGCTGAGGTACCACGCCGTGTCGGTCGTCGGCGCCCTGATCCAGTGGTCGGTGTTCGTGGCGATGAACGCGGCCGTCGCGTGGATCCTCGGCGTCGACGACGCGGGCGGCTCCGCCGCGCGGCCCGGGATCGCGGCCGCCATCGCCGCGCCGGCGGACGTCGGCCTCTGGATCTACGTGTCGCAGCTCGCCGGGATCGCGGTGGCGACGCTCTGGAACTTCGCCGCGAACCTCTTCTGGACGTGGAAGCGCGGGAAAGGAGCAGAGGAACGTGCCTGA
- a CDS encoding polyprenol monophosphomannose synthase, with protein sequence MPDAAKGAGALVCIPTYNERENVERIAAAVLEAVPLANVLVVDDGSPDGTGGIADAMSLLEPRVHVLHRAQKEGLGKAYLAAFSWALDRGFRFVVEFDADFSHDPAYLPEMLRRLEGADVVVGSRRVPGGGSENWTLGRRLVSAAGSVYARTVLGVPIRDLTGGFNGFRREALEKLDLGRIGTSGYGFQIEIKYRAVKAGLRVEEFPILFRDRRAGTSKMSAGIFVEAMINVIRLRLR encoded by the coding sequence GTGCCTGACGCCGCGAAGGGGGCCGGGGCGCTCGTCTGCATCCCGACCTACAACGAGAGGGAGAACGTCGAGCGGATCGCCGCTGCGGTCCTCGAGGCGGTCCCGCTCGCGAACGTGCTCGTCGTGGACGACGGCTCGCCGGACGGCACGGGCGGGATCGCGGACGCGATGTCTTTGCTTGAGCCGCGCGTGCACGTGCTCCACAGGGCGCAAAAGGAGGGGCTCGGCAAGGCGTACCTCGCGGCGTTCTCGTGGGCGCTCGATCGCGGCTTCCGCTTCGTCGTGGAGTTCGACGCGGACTTCTCGCACGACCCCGCCTACCTGCCCGAGATGCTGCGGCGCCTCGAGGGCGCGGACGTCGTCGTCGGATCGCGCCGCGTGCCCGGAGGCGGGAGCGAGAACTGGACGCTCGGCCGCCGCCTCGTCTCCGCCGCGGGGAGCGTCTACGCCCGCACGGTGCTCGGCGTCCCGATCCGCGATCTGACGGGCGGGTTCAACGGGTTCCGGCGCGAGGCGCTCGAAAAGCTCGATCTCGGGCGCATCGGCACCTCCGGCTACGGCTTCCAGATCGAGATCAAGTACCGGGCCGTGAAGGCGGGGCTGCGCGTCGAGGAGTTCCCGATCCTGTTCCGCGACCGCCGCGCCGGCACCTCCAAGATGAGCGCCGGGATCTTCGTCGAGGCGATGATCAACGTGATCCGGCTGCGGCTGCGCTAG